A region of the Channa argus isolate prfri chromosome 3, Channa argus male v1.0, whole genome shotgun sequence genome:
CTCAACAATGTTTATCATTAATTGCACTGCCTACCACTGCTGTTGATGACAAACCCTTTTTTACTTGGCTTTAGATTTTCTGTGTTCCGACTgacaaaatttaatttgttttgaatgGCTTTTAGAGCAAAGAACAATGGTAAACATGCAAAGCAGcttcaaacatttaaatcttaaatcttaGATACCACAATGTGTTTTCCTCTACTGTAGGTACTATGGCTGTGGTCTGGTGGTGCCAGAGTGTCTAGAGGGCTGCAGGATACTAGACCTGGGCAGTGGTAGTGGGAGAGACTGCTACATGCTAAGCCAGCTGGTGGGTGAGAAGGGCCATGTCACAGGCATTGATATGACCGAGGACCAGGTATTGTACATCACTATGCAGACAAACGCAACCagaataataatagtaataacaaatgaaaagatgtCATCTTCTCTTCTAGCTTGAGGTGGCCAGGACATATGTGGACTATCACATGCAAAAGTTTGGCTTCAACAAACCCAATGTGAGCTTTGTCCAGGGCTACATTGAGTCCCTAACAGAGGCGGGTCTGGCAAACAACTCATTTGATATCATCATGTATAAAGactttcctttctttatttcaccatttttgtaatttataattTACTGCTTTTTACTTCTGGAAAAATTGTGTTGAAACGTTGTTTTTCTGCAATCGTTTAGTTCCAACTGTGTGGTGAATCTCTCTCCGGACAAGAAGCGAGTCCTGGCTGAAGCTTACAATGTACTCAAGGTAcactgcctcttttttttttatcaaatcttacaaaacataaaatcatttgacaaaagaaaaatgattttattcaagcacaaaataaatgtgttagtATTTTCACTCATATTTTCTTCATACACTTTCCCATTGTTGACTATTAGGATGGTGGTGAGCTGTACTTCAGTGATGTCTATAGTAGTGGAAGACTAACAGAAGAAATTAAACATCACAAAGTCCTATGGGGTTTGTCAGATTGATAATCTACTGCCATagaaaattacagacaaatgcCAGAATAGCAGAATATTCTTTGTCTTGACAGGTGAGTGTCTTGGAGGAGCATTGTGGTGGGAGGACCTGCTGCGATTGGCTGAGGAAGTGGGTTTCAGCACCCCAAGGCTGGTAACAGCCAGTGTCATCACTGTTGACAACAAAGATCTGCAAGCCATTCTGGGTTTGATACATTTTCCTGCCTTTGTCAGATATTTATTTCTCCTTATTTGCT
Encoded here:
- the as3mt gene encoding arsenite methyltransferase, with the translated sequence MAEEQRSGDKGFLHNTVHVDVKDYYGRVLKKTSDLKSNACVAPAQPIPGFIRQALQKVHPEVTARYYGCGLVVPECLEGCRILDLGSGSGRDCYMLSQLVGEKGHVTGIDMTEDQLEVARTYVDYHMQKFGFNKPNVSFVQGYIESLTEAGLANNSFDIIISNCVVNLSPDKKRVLAEAYNVLKDGGELYFSDVYSSGRLTEEIKHHKVLWGECLGGALWWEDLLRLAEEVGFSTPRLVTASVITVDNKDLQAILGDFKFVSATYRLFKVPKGNTKPRQVIYNGTITGVEDRFRFDCQYTFKAGEVVEVDGEVANILTHSRFGEDFTFQHLGGLCGPCGFKPKAGIVDPFELVFELEKQGPGSATGGCCSTKSAACCK